The Collimonas sp. PA-H2 genome contains a region encoding:
- a CDS encoding MFS transporter, whose product MSRAEVKASASLASIFALRMLGLFLILPVFSVHAKTLPGGDSAALVGLAMGIYGLAQSFGQIPFGVASDKYGRKKIIVIGLILFALGSFIAAAAGDIYWVIIGRAIQGAGAISAAVTAFIADSTREEHRTKAMAMVGGSIGLTFALSLIISPLLYEWIGMGGIFAMTGVLSLAAIVVVLWLVPSVPLVKAKRVAWSEILRNGELMRLNYGVFALHMTQMAMFVVMPAALVKYADLPVASHWKIYLPVVLASFVLMLPPVFAGEKQGKMKQVMVAAVALLFIVQLGLLATFSMETIRWQWLVVLLLGFFIAFNVLEASQPSLVSRIAPPAAKGAALGVYNTMQALGLFAGGAIGGLLKQHAGAPSVFILGGVATLCWLIIASSMKNLPRRSQAAVSAAA is encoded by the coding sequence ATGAGCCGCGCCGAAGTCAAGGCGAGCGCCTCGCTGGCCTCGATCTTTGCCTTGCGCATGCTCGGCCTGTTCCTGATCCTGCCGGTCTTTTCGGTGCACGCCAAGACTCTGCCCGGCGGCGACAGCGCTGCGCTGGTCGGCCTGGCGATGGGGATCTACGGCCTGGCGCAGTCGTTCGGACAAATCCCGTTCGGCGTCGCCTCGGATAAATACGGCCGTAAGAAAATCATCGTCATCGGCCTGATCTTGTTTGCGCTGGGATCTTTCATTGCCGCCGCCGCCGGCGATATCTACTGGGTCATCATCGGCCGCGCGATACAGGGCGCCGGTGCGATCTCGGCTGCGGTGACCGCCTTCATCGCCGATTCCACCCGTGAAGAGCACCGCACTAAGGCCATGGCCATGGTGGGCGGTTCGATCGGCCTGACTTTCGCCTTGTCGCTGATCATTTCGCCGCTGCTGTATGAATGGATAGGCATGGGCGGCATCTTCGCCATGACCGGCGTGCTGTCATTGGCGGCCATAGTCGTGGTGCTGTGGCTGGTGCCGAGCGTGCCGCTGGTCAAGGCTAAGCGTGTGGCCTGGTCGGAAATCCTGCGCAACGGCGAACTGATGCGCCTCAACTATGGCGTATTCGCGCTGCACATGACGCAGATGGCGATGTTCGTGGTGATGCCGGCGGCGCTGGTCAAATACGCCGACCTGCCGGTCGCTTCGCACTGGAAAATCTATCTGCCGGTGGTGCTGGCGTCTTTTGTCCTGATGCTGCCGCCGGTGTTTGCCGGCGAGAAGCAGGGCAAGATGAAACAAGTGATGGTGGCGGCGGTGGCCTTGTTGTTCATAGTGCAACTCGGCTTGCTGGCGACATTCTCGATGGAAACTATTCGCTGGCAGTGGCTGGTTGTGCTGCTGTTGGGCTTTTTCATCGCCTTCAACGTGCTGGAGGCCAGCCAGCCGTCGCTGGTGTCGCGCATCGCGCCGCCGGCCGCCAAAGGCGCCGCCCTCGGCGTCTATAACACCATGCAGGCGCTGGGCCTGTTCGCCGGCGGCGCCATAGGCGGATTGCTTAAACAGCATGCAGGAGCGCCTTCGGTGTTCATTTTAGGAGGGGTAGCGACCCTGTGCTGGCTTATAATCGCATCCAGCATGAAAAATTTGCCACGCCGCAGCCAGGCGGCCGTTTCAGCGGCAGCATAG
- the ssb gene encoding single-stranded DNA-binding protein, protein MASVNKVIIVGNLGRDPETRYMPNGEAVTNIAVATTESWKDKNSGEKKELTEWHRITFYRKLAEIAGQYLKKGSQIYVEGRLQTRKWQDKDGAERYTTEIIADTMQMLGSRQGQGGSAPMDDGGYSSAPPARQNTGSAPAAAASRPAPASRPAPNFSDMDDDIPF, encoded by the coding sequence ATGGCATCGGTCAATAAAGTCATCATCGTCGGCAATCTCGGCCGCGACCCGGAAACGCGCTACATGCCAAACGGCGAAGCAGTCACCAACATTGCCGTTGCCACCACGGAAAGCTGGAAAGACAAGAACAGCGGCGAGAAAAAAGAATTAACCGAGTGGCACCGCATCACCTTCTACCGCAAGCTGGCGGAAATCGCCGGCCAGTACCTGAAGAAGGGTTCGCAGATCTATGTCGAAGGCCGCCTGCAGACCCGCAAATGGCAAGACAAGGACGGCGCCGAGCGCTACACCACTGAAATCATCGCCGACACCATGCAGATGCTCGGCAGCCGCCAAGGCCAGGGCGGCAGTGCGCCTATGGATGACGGCGGCTACAGCAGCGCGCCGCCGGCACGCCAGAACACCGGCAGCGCACCGGCAGCGGCAGCTTCCCGTCCGGCGCCTGCTTCGCGTCCGGCGCCGAATTTCTCGGATATGGATGACGATATTCCGTTCTAA
- a CDS encoding nuclear transport factor 2 family protein — protein MTDRISELLFRNLQEVFGEGDATRRRAAIEELYTEDCMVYTPMGAIAGQDALDKFSGDLRATHPHFVYTPHSKPQILGNAARIAWGSGPRGEAPDYTGWDVVIVRDEKIAALYVFLDTAPT, from the coding sequence ATGACAGACCGTATCAGCGAACTGCTGTTTCGCAACCTCCAAGAAGTCTTCGGCGAAGGCGATGCAACGCGCCGTCGCGCAGCGATCGAAGAGCTTTACACCGAAGACTGCATGGTCTACACCCCGATGGGCGCCATTGCCGGGCAGGACGCGCTCGACAAGTTCTCTGGCGACCTGCGCGCGACGCATCCGCATTTCGTCTACACACCGCACAGCAAACCGCAAATTCTCGGCAACGCCGCGCGCATCGCCTGGGGTTCCGGCCCGCGCGGCGAAGCCCCGGACTACACGGGCTGGGATGTCGTCATCGTTCGCGATGAAAAAATCGCTGCGCTCTACGTCTTTCTCGATACCGCTCCCACGTAA
- a CDS encoding glutathione S-transferase family protein, giving the protein MIEVFAFATPNSVKVPIALEEMGLDYRLVPVNLRQGEQKTDAFKEMNLNAKVPVLVDRIPMSGDDKVVLSESAAILVYLAEKSGQLLPTEGARRGKVFEQLFFHASGLSPAFLQAFLVSIQSAPKAEAKERALAEVDRVLGVLDRVLEHHKYVAGNEYTIADIAHFGWIWRHQAIGASLEKFPSVKRWYGHVSTRSAVVAAIAKTLALAQ; this is encoded by the coding sequence ATGATTGAAGTTTTTGCATTCGCGACGCCAAATAGCGTCAAAGTCCCCATCGCGCTGGAAGAAATGGGACTCGACTATCGACTGGTTCCGGTCAACCTGCGCCAAGGCGAGCAGAAAACCGATGCGTTCAAGGAGATGAATCTCAACGCAAAGGTCCCCGTACTGGTGGACCGCATCCCCATGTCCGGGGACGACAAGGTGGTACTCAGCGAGTCCGCCGCGATCCTCGTCTACCTCGCGGAGAAGAGCGGGCAACTTTTGCCAACCGAAGGAGCCCGCCGCGGAAAGGTGTTCGAACAGCTTTTCTTTCACGCTTCCGGCTTGAGCCCGGCTTTCCTGCAGGCCTTCCTGGTCTCCATCCAGTCGGCACCCAAAGCTGAAGCCAAGGAACGAGCCCTTGCGGAAGTCGACCGGGTGCTCGGTGTGCTTGATCGCGTACTGGAACATCACAAGTACGTTGCCGGCAACGAATACACCATCGCGGACATCGCCCATTTCGGTTGGATTTGGCGCCATCAGGCAATCGGCGCCTCGCTCGAAAAATTTCCGAGCGTGAAGCGTTGGTATGGCCACGTGTCGACTCGCTCAGCCGTGGTCGCCGCAATTGCCAAGACCCTGGCGCTTGCCCAGTAA